The Agromyces mangrovi genome contains a region encoding:
- the mtrB gene encoding MtrAB system histidine kinase MtrB, whose protein sequence is MLITITLSGLAILVIGLYISFSIASNLFQTRLDQVLDASTNAESAAQAVLDSSDATDRAALQSVLRSAIERASVTASSPLVAVYRAPGQEPSAVAPQDQGTNQLTNAITDQLRATVQENPGSQFWQSVEFVELDGAGVPGVVVGSDVELPSAGRYELYIGYNLADADATLAFMQFTGVVGAIALLVLLAVITLLVVRWVIEPIQAVSATSRRFAGGDLGVRMEAKGEDELATLAESFNGMADSLQQRIHELAELSVMQQRFVSDVSHELRTPLTTIRLAGDVLYQQREDFRQSTSRTVELLHTQTERFETLLADLLEISRYDAGSVELETEPTNLVHLATDAVEGMHTLAEERGSDVRVVAPGGHLDAEVDPRRIRRVVRNLLGNAIEHGEGRPIVVSVDSDEHAVALAVRDYGLGMTAEDADRVFDRFWRADPSRKRSIGGTGLGLAISLEDAHVHGGWLEVWSEPGAGSCFRLTLPRRAGGVIESSPLHLPPDDAAGADPEVARLVESVGSTGPVPTAQDADLERSEADRA, encoded by the coding sequence GTGCTCATCACGATCACCCTGTCGGGGCTCGCGATCCTCGTGATCGGCCTCTACATCTCGTTCAGCATCGCGTCGAACCTGTTCCAGACGCGGCTCGACCAGGTGCTCGACGCATCGACCAACGCCGAGTCGGCCGCGCAGGCCGTGCTCGACTCGTCGGATGCCACGGATCGTGCCGCGCTCCAGAGCGTGCTCCGGTCGGCCATCGAGCGCGCGAGCGTCACGGCGTCGAGCCCGCTGGTCGCCGTCTACCGGGCGCCGGGGCAGGAGCCGTCTGCGGTCGCCCCGCAGGACCAGGGCACGAACCAGCTCACCAACGCCATCACCGACCAGCTGCGCGCCACGGTGCAGGAGAACCCGGGCAGCCAGTTCTGGCAGTCGGTCGAGTTCGTCGAGCTCGACGGCGCGGGCGTCCCCGGCGTCGTGGTCGGCAGCGACGTGGAGCTGCCCTCCGCGGGGCGGTACGAGCTGTACATCGGCTACAACCTCGCCGACGCCGATGCGACGCTCGCGTTCATGCAGTTCACCGGCGTGGTCGGCGCGATCGCCCTGCTCGTGCTGCTCGCGGTCATCACGCTGCTCGTCGTGCGCTGGGTGATCGAGCCGATCCAGGCGGTGTCGGCGACGAGTCGCCGGTTCGCGGGCGGCGACCTGGGCGTGCGCATGGAGGCGAAGGGCGAGGACGAGCTCGCCACGCTCGCCGAGTCGTTCAACGGCATGGCCGACAGCCTGCAGCAGCGCATCCACGAGCTCGCCGAGCTGTCGGTCATGCAGCAGCGCTTCGTGTCCGACGTCTCGCACGAGCTGCGCACGCCGCTCACGACCATCCGGCTCGCCGGCGACGTGCTGTACCAGCAGCGCGAGGACTTCCGCCAGTCGACCTCGCGCACCGTCGAGCTGCTGCACACCCAGACCGAGCGCTTCGAGACCCTGCTGGCCGACCTGCTCGAGATCAGCCGCTACGACGCCGGTTCGGTCGAGCTCGAGACGGAGCCCACGAACCTGGTGCACCTGGCGACGGATGCCGTCGAGGGCATGCACACGCTCGCCGAGGAGCGGGGTTCCGACGTGCGGGTCGTCGCCCCGGGCGGGCACCTCGACGCGGAGGTCGACCCGCGCCGCATCCGTCGCGTGGTGCGGAACCTCCTCGGCAACGCGATCGAGCACGGCGAGGGCCGGCCGATCGTGGTCTCGGTCGACAGCGACGAGCATGCGGTGGCCCTCGCGGTGCGCGACTACGGGCTCGGCATGACCGCCGAGGACGCCGATCGCGTCTTCGACCGCTTCTGGCGCGCCGACCCGAGCCGCAAGCGCTCCATCGGGGGCACCGGGCTCGGGCTGGCGATCTCGCTCGAGGACGCCCACGTGCACGGCGGGTGGCTCGAGGTGTGGTCCGAGCCGGGAGCCGGCTCCTGCTTCCGCCTCACGCTGCCGCGCCGAGCGGGCGGCGTGATCGAGTCCTCGCCGCTGCACCTGCCGCCCGACGACGCCGCGGGCGCGGACCCCGAGGTGGCGCGGCTCGTCGAGTCCGTGGGCTCGACGGGGCCGGTCCCCACGGCGCAGGACGCCGACCTCGAACGATCGGAGGCCGACCGTGCGTAG
- a CDS encoding Rv3235 family protein, with protein sequence MARWVNDDVYRHLLKRVVLGARARRVKGQAPSRPAFSIGRIHQCEPRDGIIEAVVMVHSKARSRAVAIRLEGLDARWRASAISVL encoded by the coding sequence ATGGCCAGGTGGGTGAACGACGACGTGTACCGGCACCTGCTGAAGCGCGTCGTGCTCGGCGCGCGGGCGCGTCGGGTCAAGGGCCAGGCACCATCGCGGCCGGCGTTCAGCATCGGGCGCATCCACCAGTGCGAACCCCGCGACGGCATCATCGAAGCCGTCGTGATGGTGCACAGCAAGGCACGCTCGCGCGCGGTCGCCATCCGCCTGGAGGGCCTCGACGCCCGCTGGCGCGCGAGCGCGATCAGCGTGCTCTGA
- the hpf gene encoding ribosome hibernation-promoting factor, HPF/YfiA family, whose amino-acid sequence MELNIVGRNLGITDRFRDYAAEKAEKVSHLADRALALDIKVSRHHETNGNSGPDRVELTLIGKGPVVRAEADGQDKYAAFDVALGRLMERIRRAKDRRKVHRGQHRPKSLREASTDGFFGHGVQPADPALLERVRDGSPAPEAAAPEEAEDEYCPVVIRRKVFASTPMTVDDALYFMELVGHDFYLFIDSENGRPSVVYRRKGWDYGLIGLDEQADAASPEGLEEQLVQAGAARG is encoded by the coding sequence ATGGAACTGAACATCGTCGGACGCAACTTGGGTATCACCGACCGTTTCCGCGACTACGCCGCCGAGAAGGCCGAGAAGGTCTCGCATCTGGCGGATCGTGCGCTCGCCCTCGACATCAAGGTGAGCCGGCACCACGAGACCAACGGGAACAGCGGGCCCGACCGGGTGGAGCTCACCCTGATCGGGAAGGGACCCGTCGTCCGGGCCGAGGCAGACGGCCAGGACAAGTACGCAGCGTTCGACGTCGCCCTGGGGCGCCTCATGGAACGGATCCGCAGGGCGAAGGACCGCAGGAAGGTCCATCGCGGGCAGCATCGCCCGAAGTCGCTCCGCGAGGCCAGCACCGACGGGTTCTTCGGGCACGGCGTGCAGCCGGCCGACCCGGCCCTGCTCGAGCGGGTCCGCGACGGCAGCCCCGCACCCGAGGCCGCCGCGCCCGAGGAGGCGGAGGACGAGTACTGCCCCGTCGTGATCCGGCGGAAGGTCTTCGCCTCGACGCCCATGACGGTCGACGATGCGCTCTACTTCATGGAGCTCGTCGGCCACGACTTCTACCTGTTCATCGACTCGGAGAACGGCCGCCCGAGCGTCGTGTACCGCCGCAAGGGCTGGGACTACGGGCTCATCGGCCTCGACGAGCAGGCCGACGCGGCGAGCCCGGAGGGGCTCGAGGAGCAGCTGGTCCAGGCGGGCGCAGCTCGCGGCTGA
- a CDS encoding LpqB family beta-propeller domain-containing protein — protein MRRTFRQAASVAVLAALVALTGCASIPTSGGVNAGQVATGEESVEVDVVASGPVAGSSPEQIVSGFVDAAASPRNNYQTARLFLTPAFAEEWTPDAGATVDRIASRQYVELDENSWRIQAEPVAGLTETGEYDDTVSASRVTLDYELTQVAGEWRISRAPQGVLVDDAIFDIAFAQYPLYFYDPTLSYLVPDVRWFARRESTQTSIVRELLRGPAEWLAPGVTSAIPDGLRLDPGAVPVEARVAEIALTGDVTDDLRTLQLIELQFQESLGAVRGIEDVHLRINGADDEIPDLALDVPQLNPRVDPRTVVYRDGEFGYLSTSAQQVTRIDGVSAAVESLQPLDAAVGRDGEEVAVLAESGAWIVRSGDEAELLDERDGLATPAIDGFGIVWTATDRRADEIAWFAPDGSRGIVSTPWAEDAGIAALSVSRDGTRLLVLIQTDDGTQLEVASIARASEVDLPDALGGRLALTAVDGTARDVAWLGPSTVASLTTAPDGDTIVVTQDVGGTSTTRAGPEDGREIVGGNTVREARILTEGGDLDQQSGVAWQVRSTGIDFVASQQG, from the coding sequence GTGCGTAGGACGTTCCGTCAGGCGGCATCCGTCGCCGTGCTCGCGGCGCTCGTCGCCCTCACCGGGTGCGCGAGCATCCCGACCTCGGGCGGGGTGAACGCCGGCCAGGTGGCCACCGGCGAGGAGAGCGTCGAGGTCGACGTGGTCGCATCGGGTCCGGTCGCCGGCAGTTCTCCCGAGCAGATCGTGAGCGGCTTCGTCGACGCCGCCGCGAGCCCCCGCAACAACTACCAGACGGCCCGGCTGTTCCTCACGCCCGCGTTCGCCGAGGAGTGGACCCCCGACGCGGGCGCGACCGTGGACCGCATCGCCTCGCGCCAGTACGTCGAGCTCGACGAGAACAGCTGGCGCATCCAGGCCGAGCCCGTCGCGGGCCTCACCGAGACCGGCGAGTACGACGACACCGTGTCGGCCTCGCGCGTCACCCTCGACTACGAGCTCACCCAGGTCGCGGGGGAGTGGCGCATCTCGCGCGCACCGCAGGGCGTGCTCGTCGACGACGCCATCTTCGACATCGCGTTCGCGCAGTACCCGCTGTACTTCTACGACCCGACGCTCAGCTACCTGGTGCCCGACGTCCGCTGGTTCGCCCGGCGCGAGTCGACCCAGACCAGCATCGTGCGCGAGCTGCTGCGCGGCCCCGCCGAGTGGCTCGCGCCCGGCGTGACGAGCGCGATCCCCGACGGGCTGCGCCTCGACCCCGGCGCCGTCCCGGTGGAGGCGCGCGTCGCCGAGATCGCGCTCACGGGCGACGTCACCGACGACCTGCGCACGCTGCAGCTCATCGAGCTGCAGTTCCAGGAGAGCCTGGGCGCCGTGCGCGGCATCGAGGACGTGCACCTGCGCATCAACGGCGCCGACGACGAGATCCCCGACCTCGCGCTCGACGTGCCGCAGCTGAACCCCCGCGTCGACCCGCGCACCGTCGTGTACCGCGACGGCGAGTTCGGCTACCTGTCGACCTCGGCGCAGCAGGTCACGCGCATCGACGGCGTCTCGGCCGCGGTCGAGTCGCTCCAGCCGCTCGACGCCGCGGTGGGCCGCGACGGCGAGGAAGTCGCGGTGCTCGCCGAGTCGGGCGCCTGGATCGTGCGCTCGGGCGACGAAGCCGAGCTGCTCGACGAGCGCGACGGCCTGGCGACGCCCGCGATCGACGGGTTCGGCATCGTCTGGACCGCCACCGACCGCCGGGCGGACGAGATCGCCTGGTTCGCACCCGACGGGTCGCGGGGCATCGTGTCGACGCCGTGGGCCGAGGACGCCGGGATCGCCGCGCTGTCCGTCTCACGCGACGGCACCCGGCTGCTCGTGCTGATCCAGACCGACGACGGCACCCAGCTCGAGGTGGCCTCGATCGCGCGCGCCAGCGAGGTCGACCTGCCCGACGCACTCGGCGGCCGTCTCGCGCTCACGGCCGTGGACGGCACGGCGCGCGACGTCGCCTGGCTCGGCCCCAGCACCGTCGCGTCGCTCACGACGGCGCCCGACGGCGACACGATCGTGGTCACGCAGGACGTCGGCGGCACGAGCACGACCCGCGCCGGCCCCGAGGACGGCCGCGAGATCGTCGGCGGCAACACGGTGCGGGAGGCCCGCATCCTCACCGAGGGCGGCGACCTCGACCAGCAGAGCGGCGTGGCCTGGCAGGTGCGGTCCACCGGCATCGACTTCGTCGCGTCGCAGCAGGGCTGA
- a CDS encoding AAA family ATPase has product MARIALVLGHELEDRLLADIVEHGHVVVARLVSGRELLGSIDALAPEVVLVGAGRATLGRDLLAACDERGVRVVALAANDLERHHARHVGLLEVADASAGWDEVEPLVQGGAAVTEAPRGPATRRGTVLAVWGPTGAPGRTTLAVNLAAAYAHAGRSVALVDADAYGGAVAPQLGLLDAAPGFAAACRLAGSDALDRGELDRLAQHHTAPGGSFRVLTGLSGTRRWPELAADRVAAVLEALRGWVDVVVVDTGFCLERDEELSTDVFAPRRNAATVAAVEVADRTVAVGQADAVGLARLVRGYADLLEFTDASRVRPVVNRVRASVLGLDPGGQARHALQRLAGISDATLLPDDRRAADAALLAARPLLEVAPRSPLASGVRGLAERLSPAAAAPPRRRRGLLARA; this is encoded by the coding sequence GTGGCGCGCATCGCGCTCGTCCTCGGGCACGAGCTCGAGGACCGGCTGCTCGCGGACATCGTGGAGCACGGCCACGTCGTGGTCGCACGCCTCGTCAGCGGGCGCGAGCTGCTCGGCTCGATCGATGCGCTCGCGCCGGAGGTGGTGCTGGTCGGTGCGGGGCGCGCGACGCTCGGCCGCGACCTCCTGGCGGCCTGCGACGAGCGGGGCGTGCGCGTGGTCGCGCTCGCCGCCAACGACCTCGAGCGCCACCACGCCCGCCACGTCGGCCTGCTCGAGGTCGCCGACGCGTCCGCCGGGTGGGACGAGGTCGAGCCGCTCGTACAGGGCGGCGCCGCCGTCACTGAGGCGCCGCGCGGACCGGCGACGCGGCGCGGCACCGTGCTCGCGGTCTGGGGCCCGACGGGCGCGCCCGGGCGCACCACGCTCGCGGTGAACCTCGCCGCAGCGTACGCGCACGCGGGACGCTCGGTCGCACTGGTCGACGCCGATGCGTACGGGGGAGCGGTCGCTCCCCAGCTCGGACTGCTCGACGCGGCGCCGGGCTTCGCGGCGGCCTGCCGCCTCGCCGGATCGGACGCGCTCGACCGTGGCGAGCTCGACCGCCTCGCACAGCACCACACCGCGCCCGGCGGCTCGTTCCGCGTGCTCACCGGGCTCTCCGGCACCCGTCGCTGGCCCGAGCTCGCGGCCGATCGCGTCGCCGCGGTGCTCGAGGCGCTCCGCGGGTGGGTCGACGTCGTGGTCGTCGACACGGGGTTCTGCCTCGAACGCGACGAGGAGCTCTCGACCGACGTGTTCGCGCCGCGCCGGAACGCGGCGACGGTCGCGGCGGTCGAGGTCGCCGACCGCACGGTCGCCGTGGGGCAGGCCGACGCGGTCGGCCTCGCGAGGCTCGTGCGCGGCTACGCCGACCTGCTCGAGTTCACGGATGCCTCGCGCGTGCGCCCGGTGGTGAACCGCGTGCGCGCGTCCGTGCTCGGCCTCGACCCGGGCGGACAGGCGCGGCACGCCCTGCAGCGCCTCGCCGGCATCTCGGACGCGACGCTGCTGCCCGACGACCGACGCGCGGCGGATGCGGCGCTGCTCGCCGCCCGCCCGCTCCTCGAGGTCGCCCCGCGCTCGCCGCTCGCGTCCGGCGTCCGGGGGCTCGCCGAACGGCTCTCGCCCGCGGCCGCAGCGCCGCCGCGCCGCCGTCGGGGGCTGCTCGCGCGCGCCTGA
- a CDS encoding helix-turn-helix domain-containing protein, which produces MTSSGAEPVGRFLTLGDVAEILRISLSEASDLVRSGELPAIRITSAGVWRVERDVLESYIEAKYEEARRLNLWLQSDFANIPELSGGRVIREPHRG; this is translated from the coding sequence ATGACCAGCTCGGGTGCGGAACCCGTCGGGCGCTTCCTGACGCTCGGCGATGTCGCGGAGATCCTCCGGATCTCGCTGTCCGAGGCGTCCGACCTGGTCCGCTCGGGCGAACTGCCCGCCATCCGCATCACGAGCGCCGGGGTCTGGCGCGTCGAACGCGACGTGCTCGAGTCCTACATCGAGGCCAAATACGAGGAGGCCAGGCGCCTCAACCTCTGGCTCCAGTCGGACTTCGCGAACATCCCCGAGCTCTCGGGCGGCCGCGTCATCCGCGAACCGCACCGCGGCTGA
- the secA gene encoding preprotein translocase subunit SecA, producing MASILERVLRVGEGRTLKRLEHYAKAVNALEEDFTSLSDEELKHETVELRERYVGGESLDDLLPEAFAAIREAAKRTLGMRPYDVQLMGGAALHLGNIAEMKTGEGKTLVATTAAYLNALAGRGVHIITVNDFLASYQSELMGRVFRALGMTTGCIVAGQTPAERREQYQADITYGTNNEFGFDYLRDNMAWQSADMVQRGHFFAIVDEVDSILIDEARTPLIISGPASGEANRWFGEFARLAQRLVPGEDFEVDEKKRTVGVLEPGIEKVEDYLGIDNLYESANTPLISFLNNAIKAAALFKRDKDYVVMNGEVLIVDEHTGRILVGRRYNEGIHQAIEAKEGVQVKAENQTLATVTLQNYFRLYKKLAGMTGTAETEAAEFMATYKLGVVAIPTNKPMVRIDQPDLVYKNEEAKFAQVVDDIVERHAKGQPVLVGTTSVEKSEYLSRLLAKKGVRHEVLNAKNHAREAAIIAQAGRLGAVTVATNMAGRGTDIMLGGNAEFLAVQEMHEKGLSPAETPEEYEAEWDGVFDRVKATVATEAEKVLAAGGLYVLGTERHESRRIDNQLRGRSGRQGDPGESRFYLSLTDDLMRLFNSGAAESLMSRGVPDDVAIESKVVTRAIRSAQSQVETRNAEIRKNVLKYDDVLNRQREAIYSDRRHILQGDDLHERTQHFLEDVIDEVLDQHIGEGNPDEWDFDALWAELKTLYPIGITIDEVVAEAGEKGRINREFVRSEILSDAQLAYGRREEQLGSPAMRELERRVVLSVIDRRWRDHLYEMDYLKDGIGLRAMAQRDPLVEYQREGYAMFQQMMGSIREESVGFLFNLEVEVNPAGAAGPTIAARGLTRNQAPEDKLSYSAPSDSGGVEVRNQRGQVQQAATQRARRAVAAQQAQATPRPSGQEVARGAFGQPTSGDQAPEQAPQNRAQRRAQERRGR from the coding sequence GTGGCCTCAATTCTGGAAAGGGTTCTTCGCGTCGGCGAAGGACGCACGCTCAAGCGACTGGAGCACTACGCGAAGGCGGTCAACGCCCTCGAGGAGGACTTCACCTCTCTGAGCGACGAGGAACTGAAGCACGAGACGGTCGAGCTGCGCGAGCGCTACGTCGGCGGCGAGTCGCTCGACGACCTGCTGCCCGAGGCGTTCGCGGCCATCCGCGAGGCGGCCAAGCGCACGCTCGGCATGCGCCCCTACGACGTGCAGCTCATGGGCGGCGCGGCGCTGCACCTCGGCAACATCGCCGAGATGAAGACCGGTGAGGGCAAGACGCTCGTCGCCACCACGGCCGCGTACCTCAACGCGCTCGCGGGCCGTGGCGTGCACATCATCACGGTCAACGACTTCCTCGCGAGCTACCAGTCCGAGCTCATGGGCCGCGTGTTCCGCGCGCTGGGCATGACGACCGGATGCATCGTGGCCGGCCAGACCCCGGCCGAGCGCCGCGAGCAGTACCAGGCCGACATCACCTACGGCACGAACAACGAGTTCGGCTTCGACTACCTGCGCGACAACATGGCGTGGCAGTCGGCCGACATGGTGCAGCGCGGCCACTTCTTCGCGATCGTCGACGAGGTCGACTCGATCCTCATCGACGAGGCGCGCACCCCGCTCATCATCTCGGGCCCCGCCTCGGGCGAGGCGAACCGCTGGTTCGGCGAGTTCGCGCGCCTCGCGCAGCGGCTCGTGCCGGGCGAGGACTTCGAGGTCGACGAGAAGAAGCGCACCGTCGGCGTGCTCGAGCCGGGCATCGAGAAGGTCGAGGACTACCTCGGCATCGACAACCTGTACGAGTCGGCCAACACGCCCCTCATCTCGTTCCTCAACAACGCCATCAAGGCGGCCGCGCTGTTCAAGCGCGACAAGGACTACGTCGTCATGAACGGCGAGGTGCTCATCGTCGACGAGCACACCGGCCGCATCCTCGTGGGCCGCCGCTACAACGAGGGCATCCACCAGGCCATCGAGGCCAAGGAGGGCGTGCAGGTCAAGGCCGAGAACCAGACCCTCGCGACCGTGACCCTGCAGAACTACTTCCGCCTCTACAAGAAGCTCGCCGGCATGACCGGTACGGCCGAGACCGAGGCCGCCGAGTTCATGGCGACCTACAAGCTCGGGGTGGTGGCGATCCCGACGAACAAGCCAATGGTGCGCATCGACCAGCCCGACCTCGTGTACAAGAACGAGGAGGCGAAGTTCGCGCAGGTCGTCGACGACATCGTCGAGCGCCACGCGAAGGGCCAGCCCGTGCTGGTCGGCACGACGAGCGTCGAGAAGAGCGAGTACCTCTCGCGCCTGCTCGCCAAGAAGGGCGTGCGGCACGAGGTGCTGAACGCCAAGAACCACGCTCGCGAGGCCGCGATCATCGCGCAGGCCGGCCGACTCGGCGCGGTCACCGTCGCCACGAACATGGCCGGTCGCGGCACCGACATCATGCTCGGCGGCAACGCCGAGTTCCTCGCGGTGCAGGAGATGCACGAGAAGGGCCTGAGCCCCGCGGAGACGCCCGAGGAGTACGAGGCCGAGTGGGACGGCGTGTTCGACCGCGTCAAGGCCACGGTCGCGACCGAGGCCGAGAAGGTCCTCGCCGCGGGCGGACTGTACGTGCTCGGCACCGAGCGCCACGAGTCGCGCCGCATCGACAACCAGCTGCGCGGCCGTTCGGGCCGCCAGGGCGACCCGGGCGAGAGCCGGTTCTACCTGTCGCTCACCGACGACCTGATGCGCCTGTTCAACTCCGGCGCGGCCGAGTCGCTCATGTCGCGCGGGGTGCCCGACGACGTGGCGATCGAGTCGAAGGTCGTGACCCGGGCCATCCGCTCGGCGCAGTCGCAGGTCGAGACGCGCAACGCCGAGATCCGCAAGAACGTGCTGAAGTACGACGACGTGCTGAACCGCCAGCGCGAGGCCATCTACAGCGACCGCCGGCACATCCTGCAGGGCGACGACCTGCACGAGCGCACGCAGCACTTCCTCGAGGACGTCATCGACGAGGTGCTCGACCAGCACATCGGCGAGGGCAACCCCGACGAGTGGGACTTCGACGCGCTCTGGGCCGAGCTCAAGACGCTCTACCCGATCGGCATCACGATCGACGAGGTCGTGGCCGAGGCCGGCGAGAAGGGCCGCATCAACCGCGAGTTCGTGCGCAGCGAGATCCTCTCCGACGCGCAGCTCGCCTACGGGCGCCGCGAGGAGCAGCTCGGCTCGCCGGCGATGCGCGAGCTCGAGCGTCGCGTGGTGCTGTCGGTCATCGATCGCCGCTGGCGCGACCACCTCTACGAGATGGACTACCTCAAGGACGGCATCGGCCTGCGCGCCATGGCGCAGCGCGACCCGCTGGTCGAGTACCAGCGCGAGGGCTACGCGATGTTCCAGCAGATGATGGGGTCGATCCGCGAGGAGTCGGTCGGCTTCCTGTTCAACCTCGAGGTCGAGGTGAACCCCGCCGGTGCCGCAGGGCCCACCATCGCGGCGCGCGGGCTCACCCGCAACCAGGCCCCGGAGGACAAGCTGAGCTACTCGGCCCCGAGCGACTCGGGCGGCGTGGAGGTGCGCAACCAGCGCGGCCAGGTGCAGCAGGCGGCCACGCAGCGGGCGCGTCGCGCGGTGGCCGCGCAGCAGGCGCAGGCGACGCCCCGTCCGTCGGGGCAGGAGGTCGCGCGCGGCGCGTTCGGGCAGCCGACGTCGGGCGACCAGGCGCCGGAGCAGGCGCCGCAGAACCGGGCGCAGCGGCGCGCACAGGAGCGCCGGGGGCGCTGA
- a CDS encoding ComF family protein, producing the protein MASDPSALLARLAGAFRDAAAVLLPVRCAGCGVGGRAVCAPCADALRPSPVPGVRGDLRFTAALEYGGTVRAVLAAYKDGGRTDAATALAPALAAAVVAVARARTGPVRPELVCVPSSAAARRRRGYHPVALLLRHAGLRDRRLLARTGERDDQAGLDLAARVRNASGALRALPAARGRTVVLVEDIVTTGATAREAVRALAAGGATVVGVAALAQTPRRGVPGGATREASAPPLRA; encoded by the coding sequence ATGGCGTCCGACCCGTCCGCACTGCTGGCCCGGCTCGCCGGCGCGTTCCGCGATGCGGCCGCGGTGCTGCTCCCCGTGCGCTGCGCGGGGTGCGGCGTCGGCGGCCGCGCCGTGTGCGCCCCGTGCGCCGACGCGCTGCGACCGTCGCCCGTGCCCGGCGTCCGCGGCGACCTGCGGTTCACGGCCGCCCTCGAGTACGGAGGCACCGTGCGCGCCGTGCTGGCCGCCTACAAGGACGGCGGACGCACCGATGCCGCGACCGCGCTCGCCCCGGCGCTCGCCGCGGCCGTCGTCGCCGTCGCGCGTGCGCGGACGGGGCCGGTGCGACCCGAGCTCGTCTGCGTGCCCTCGTCGGCCGCGGCGCGGCGTCGCCGCGGATACCACCCGGTCGCGCTGCTGCTGCGGCACGCGGGCCTGCGCGACCGGCGCCTGCTCGCCCGCACGGGGGAGCGCGACGACCAGGCCGGACTCGACCTCGCCGCCCGCGTACGCAACGCGTCCGGGGCGCTGCGCGCACTGCCCGCCGCCCGCGGCCGGACCGTCGTCCTGGTCGAGGACATCGTCACGACGGGCGCGACCGCGCGCGAGGCGGTGCGCGCCCTGGCGGCCGGCGGGGCGACCGTCGTCGGGGTCGCGGCGCTCGCGCAGACGCCCCGACGGGGCGTGCCGGGCGGCGCCACGCGGGAGGCATCCGCACCGCCCCTTCGCGCATAG